From the genome of Spinacia oleracea cultivar Varoflay chromosome 2, BTI_SOV_V1, whole genome shotgun sequence, one region includes:
- the LOC110803118 gene encoding protein GRAVITROPIC IN THE LIGHT 1, translating to MLPTEVKESQLRESNSQKVHPQPMEEAMNQNVEAIDALISRIFNNISSLKTAYIQLQSAHTPYDPDKIQVADKQVIAELKNLSELKHFYRENNPKPMCVSPQDSRLAAEIQEQQSLLKTYEVMVKKFQSEIQNKDSEINQLQHLIEEATQKREKLEKNLKLRGLSTRDSEASGEQNGFFPLDLTPDLFISTVESVYKAIHDFSKPLINMMKAAGWDLDAAAQSIEPSVVYAKRAHKKYAFESCICQRMFLGFQQESFTEKPEDVSVNRDSFFHQYLALREMDPLDALGQNPDSIFGKFCKSKYLILVHPKMEASFFGNLDQRNYVMGGGHPRTPFYQAFLKLAKSIWLLHRLAHSFDPSVKVFQVNKGTEFSEVYMESVVKNLVVDEREQKPKAGLMVMPGFWIGGTVIQSRVYLTDMKVAE from the coding sequence ATGCTACCCACTGAAGTAAAGGAAAGTCAACTCCGTGAGAGCAACAGCCAGAAAGTCCACCCTCAACCAATGGAGGAGGCCATGAATCAAAACGTTGAAGCTATAGATGCCCTAATATCAAGGATCTTTAATAATATTTCTTCGTTGAAGACTGCTTATATCCAGCTCCAATCTGCTCACACTCCCTATGACCCTGATAAAATTCAAGTTGCTGATAAACAAGTCATTGCAGAGCTGAAGAATCTATCAGAACTGAAGCACTTTTACCGGGAAAATAATCCCAAACCTATGTGTGTATCTCCTCAAGATTCTAGGTTAGCTGCAGAGATTCAAGAACAGCAAAGTTTATTGAAGACATATGAAGTCATGGTAAAAAAGTTTCAGTCAGAAATTCAGAATAAAGATTCTGAAATAAATCAGTTGCAGCATCTAATAGAAGAGGCAACTCAAAAGCGAGAAAAACTCGAAAAGAATCTTAAGCTTAGGGGCTTGTCCACAAGAGATTCAGAAGCTTCTGGAGAGCAAAATGGATTCTTCCCTTTGGATTTGACTCCTGATCTGTTTATCTCAACTGTAGAATCTGTATACAAAGCTATCCATGACTTCTCAAAGCCGCTGATCAACATGATGAAAGCAGCTGGTTGGGACCTTGATGCTGCAGCTCAGTCGATTGAACCAAGTGTTGTTTATGCAAAGAGAGCGCACAAGAAATATGCATTTGAATCGTGCATATGCCAAAGAATGTTCTTGGGATTTCAACAGGAAAGCTTCACAGAGAAACCTGAAGATGTTTCAGTGAACAGAGACAGTTTCTTTCACCAGTACCTTGCTTTGAGAGAAATGGACCCGTTGGATGCTCTAGGTCAGAACCCAGATTCCATATTTGGTAAATTTTGCAAGAGCAAGTATCTGATATTGGTCCACCCCAAAATGGAGGCCTCCTTCTTTGGCAATTTGGATCAGCGTAACTATGTGATGGGCGGTGGGCATCCTCGCACACCATTCTACCAGGCCTTCTTAAAACTGGCTAAATCAATCTGGCTATTGCATAGACTAGCACATTCTTTTGATCCGAGTGTCAAGGTATTTCAAGTGAACAAGGGAACAGAGTTCTCAGAGGTTTACATGGAAAGTGTGGTGAAAAACCTGGTAGTTGATGAAAGGGAGCAGAAACCAAAGGCTGGTTTGATGGTTATGCCTGGCTTTTGGATTGGTGGCACAGTAATTCAAAGCCGAGTTTACTTGACAGACATGAAAGTGGCTGAGTGA
- the LOC110803122 gene encoding uncharacterized protein — protein sequence MLCRHHFLPRFSLSLHRHRHRHRHLHNFPFILPSATSKDNPNPSTMSHSFSSSSSSSISDEEQALKYHQQTKHNFTKYAKGPGRLDWANQPNPFRRYIAAPLVHLQHFPIEEQHELSGGAPLYSSVFLSLPPPKPISFCSISQFFYNSLALSAWKTAGFSTWSLRVNPSSGNLHPTEAYLIAPAIGSLSNSGFVAHYAPKEHGLEIRAEIPSEFFEGFPYDCFFVGFSSIFWREAWKYGERAFRYCNHDVGHAIAAVSMAAAELGWDVKLLDGLGFDDLEKLLGVESFPKLPIPSRPTKGEFPEIEFEHPDCILAVFPHVGEERFHVDFKDLSSRISEISKLDWKGKPNVLSKEHVVWDVIYRISEAVKKPLSEGERLKIDPFQCSGVVCSDTDSSYKGLTVREVVRKRRSAVDMDGTTVIHRDTFYQILLHCLPSGSRNGEKQGKQLALPFRALSWDSEVHAAIFVHRVSGLPKGLYFLVRNESHFDDLKKAMKSGFTWRRPEGCPVDLPLYELTPGDCKELSKKLSCHQDIAGDGCFSLGMISHFKPTLQTKGAWMYPRLFWETGVLGQVLYLEAHAMGISATGIGCFFDDPVHEVLGLEGSDYQSLYHFTVGGPVDDKRILSLPAYPGPEMDA from the exons ATGCTATGTCGTCACCACTTCCTCCCCAGATTCTCACTCTCTCTCCACCGTCATcgccaccgccaccgccacctCCACAATTTCCCCTTCATCCTCCCTTCCGCCACCTCCAAAGATAACCCTAACCCCAGCACCATGTCACATTCTTTCTCctcgtcttcttcttcttcaatttcAGACGAAGAACAAGCTTTAAAATACCACCAACAAACAAAACACAACTTCACAAAATACGCAAAAGGCCCAGGTCGTCTAGATTGGGCGAACCAACCAAACCCATTTCGCAGGTACATTGCTGCTCCCTTAGTCCATCTCCAACATTTCCCAATTGAAGAACAACATGAACTTTCAGGTGGTGCTCCTTTATATTCCtctgtttttctctctctccccccTCCAAAGCCCATTTCATTTTGTTCAATTTCTCAATTTTTCTACAATTCTTTAGCTTTATCTGCTTGGAAAACAGCTGGGTTTTCAACTTGGTCTCTTAGGGTGAACCCTAGCAGTGGTAATTTACACCCTACTGAGGCTTATCTCATTGCTCCTGCAATTGGGTCTTTGTCAAATTCCGGGTTTGTTGCGCATTATGCACCTAAAGAGCATGGTTTAGAGATTAGAGCTGAAATTCCATCTGAGTTTTTTGAAGGTTTCCCTTATGATTGTTTTTTTGTCGGGTTTTCGTCAATTTTTTGGAGGGAAGCTTGGAAGTATGGAGAAAGGGCGTTTAGGTATTGTAATCATGATGTTGGGCATGCTATTGCTGCTGTTTCTATGGCAGCTGCTGAGCTTGGTTGGGATGTTAAGTTGCTTGATGGGTTAGGGTTTGATGATTTGGAGAAGTTATTGGGGGTTGAATCTTTCCCTAAATTGCCAATACCTAGTCGCCCCACTAAGGGTGAGTTCCCTGAGATTGAGTTTGAGCATccggattgtattttggcagtTTTTCCCCATGTAGGAGAAGAGAGGTTTCATGTGGATTTCAAGGATTTGAGCTCAAGGATATCGGAAATTTCGAAGCTGGATTGGAAGGGAAAGCCTAATGTATTAAGTAAAGAGCATGTAGTTTGGGATGTGATCTATAGGATTTCAGAAGCGGTGAAGAAGCCCCTATCTGAAGGGGAGAGATTGAAGATTGATCCTTTTCAATGCAGTGGTGTAGTATGTAGTGATACTGATAGTTCTTACAAGGGGTTAACAGTTAGGGAGGTGGTTCGGAAGAGGAGGAGTGCGGTGGATATGGATGGAACAACTGTTATTCATAGAGATACATTTTATCAGATTCTATTGCATTGTCTCCCCTCCGGATCAAGGAACGGGGAGAAGCAAGGCAAACAGTTGGCATTGCCATTTAGGGCTCTCTCTTGGGATAGTGAAGTGCATGCTGCTATATTTGTTCACAGGGTGTCAGGTTTGCCTAAAGGTTTGTATTTCTTGGTGAGAAATGAAAGTCATTTCGATGATCTAAAGAAGGCTATGAAGTCGGGGTTTACATGGAGGAGACCGGAGGGTTGCCCTGTCGATCTTCCTCTTTATGAACTTACTCCTGGTGATTGTAAGGAGCTTTCGAAAAAACTATCATGCCATCAG GATATTGCTGGTGATGGCTGTTTCAGCCTTGGCATGATATCACATTTTAAGCCTACGTTGCAGACGAAGGGTGCATGGATGTATCCTCGGCTTTTCTGGGAGACTGGTGTTCTAGGACAGGTGCTGTACTTAGAGGCTCATGCCATGGGCATTTCTGCTACTGGAATTGGCTGTTTTTTTGACGATCCTG TGCATGAGGTGCTTGGCCTTGAGGGGTCAGACTATCAAAGTCTCTACCATTTCACAGTTGGAGGTCCAGTCGATGACAAACGAATATTGAGCTTACCTGCATATCCAGGCCCCGAGATGGATGCATAG
- the LOC110803135 gene encoding uncharacterized protein, which produces MDLNNPNYESGSSQNNQNYRSSNSPNFQINFPSDPNNLTNPNAQRMLFYNMPNQPMHLNQQFVQQFPNQFSNPNFPQQFPNQFPNQNFPQIPQNYPSGFMFPMSQQYGVNQIIQNSPTTPGGERSSNLTPPEDPRGSQQAGDNVDGANDDVVETPYESNTIVSREKWGAKEDDALISAWIECAVEDPETATDQSLAIMWRNIMALYDQAREDNPSIMRPRSLRSMKSRWGRINRDVSTWVGCYGEAIKRYKSGTNTHEIYRGRVMVHALV; this is translated from the coding sequence ATGGATCTTAATAATCCTAATTACGAAAGTGGTTCCtctcaaaataatcaaaattaccGATCTTCCAATTCTCCAAATTTCCAAATTAATTTTCCTTCTGATCCAAATAACCTTACTAATCCAAATGCTCAAAGGATGTTATTTTATAACATGCCTAACCAACCAATGCACCTAAACCAACAATTTGTACAACAATTCCCAAATCAATTTTCAAACCCAAATTTCCCACAACAATTcccaaatcaatttccaaatcaaAATTTTCCACAAATTCCCCAAAATTATCCATCTGGTTTTATGTTCCCAATGTCACAACAATATGGTGTAAACCAAATAATTCAAAACAGTCCAACAACTCCCGGGGGAGAAAGAAGCAGTAACCTAACCCCACCCGAAGATCCAAGGGGTTCACAACAAGCTGGTGATAATGTTGATGGTGCtaatgatgatgttgttgaaactCCATATGAAAGCAACACCATTGTGTCGAGAGAAAAATGGGGTGCAAAAGAAGATGATGCACTCATCTCGGCTTGGATAGAATGTGCAGTTGAAGATCCAGAGACGGCAACGGATCAAAGTTTGGCTATAATGTGGAGAAACATTATGGCCTTGTATGATCAAGCTAGAGAAGATAATCCATCCATCATGCGCCCTAGAAGTTTGAGATCTATGAAAAGTCGGTGGGGAAGAATAAATAGAGATGTGAGTACATGGGTTGGTTGTTATGGTGAGGCAATAAAAAGATATAAGAGTGGCACCAACACTCATGAAATATATAGAGGACGTGTAATGGTGCACGCTTTGGTTTAA